In Flavobacterium sp. WV_118_3, one DNA window encodes the following:
- a CDS encoding ATP-binding protein yields MKYILLLLFFIGIPCFSQEKNTPIKVDSITYYLELSNFHKNNYTYNKALEFGKKAVNYATRNNLEKGLADTYLAIGGIYYQLKKTDDAIENFIRSLAIYNNLKPSSNIAFCYYNLGLCYLDKNSFAIAENYFDKAISIYEQIQIPDAIELINLQKGIIYKKKGNINLATALFKNIISKNNIDNLFETKAEAYYQLAEINERNNPKKAIDYLEKANALTSNNNISQKLKIIRKISTLYNKTNSVNQSFYYLKRYVHLKDSLSAINNDSIGEAAFERYIANEQLKTIEKMDKENKEQEKSIKFSKLISILSIALISILSLLSLSLYKNNIIRKKTNQLLKEKNLELEVQKERAERASKARSEFLSTVSHELRTPLNAINGITHILLEDKPKESQLTYLNSLKFSGNYLSTFINDILEINRVESNALEVEHINFNIRELFQNIMDSFVEIANNNNVICRLNIEETVPSFLIGDPTKLSQILINLINNSLKFTKDGDVWINVFQTGKDGNCVDLHFEIIDTGIGILKEKQETIFDSFTQGSVEINRKYGGTGLGLSIVRRLVEILGGKIHLESELDKGAKFYFDLAFPIGEEIKVEKKTGLGYDEQWLIDKKILLVEDNKINQMITKKMLERKQMVCTIIENGEDAIEHLEKHRNEYDLVLMDVHLPGINGTIATEEIRKFDMQTPIIALTAISLDENREMLLSYGMNEVITKPFDPEKFYEIIATTIISRNGN; encoded by the coding sequence ATGAAGTATATCCTGCTTTTATTATTTTTCATAGGAATTCCCTGTTTTTCTCAGGAAAAAAACACCCCAATAAAAGTTGATAGCATTACCTATTATTTGGAGTTGTCTAATTTTCATAAAAACAATTACACCTATAATAAGGCATTAGAATTTGGTAAAAAAGCGGTTAATTATGCCACCCGAAACAATCTGGAAAAAGGTCTGGCCGACACCTATCTGGCCATTGGTGGCATTTACTATCAGTTAAAAAAGACGGATGACGCGATCGAAAACTTTATTCGAAGTCTGGCGATTTACAACAATTTAAAACCGTCGTCCAACATTGCGTTTTGCTATTACAATCTGGGATTATGCTATCTGGACAAAAACAGTTTTGCGATCGCCGAAAATTATTTTGACAAAGCCATTTCCATCTACGAACAAATACAAATTCCCGACGCAATTGAGTTGATCAACCTGCAAAAAGGAATCATTTATAAAAAAAAGGGGAATATCAACCTGGCCACTGCCCTGTTTAAAAACATCATTTCCAAAAACAATATCGACAATCTTTTTGAAACAAAAGCGGAAGCCTATTATCAGCTGGCGGAAATCAACGAGCGGAACAACCCCAAAAAAGCCATCGATTATCTGGAAAAAGCCAATGCACTCACCAGCAATAATAATATTTCCCAAAAGCTGAAAATCATTCGCAAAATCAGTACGCTTTACAATAAAACCAACAGTGTCAACCAGTCGTTCTATTACCTGAAACGTTATGTCCATCTGAAAGATTCCCTTTCGGCGATTAACAACGACAGTATCGGTGAAGCCGCATTCGAACGCTATATTGCCAACGAGCAGCTTAAGACCATTGAAAAAATGGACAAGGAAAACAAGGAACAGGAAAAATCGATTAAGTTTTCCAAGTTAATCAGTATTCTAAGTATTGCGCTGATTTCTATTTTATCGTTACTCAGTCTTTCGCTTTATAAAAACAACATCATCCGTAAGAAAACCAACCAGCTTTTAAAAGAGAAAAATCTGGAACTGGAAGTTCAGAAAGAACGTGCCGAACGAGCCTCCAAAGCACGTTCCGAATTCCTGTCGACCGTGAGTCATGAGTTGCGCACGCCATTAAATGCGATCAACGGAATTACACATATTCTATTGGAAGACAAACCAAAGGAAAGTCAGCTGACATACCTGAATTCCTTGAAGTTTTCCGGAAACTACCTGTCAACTTTTATCAACGATATCCTCGAAATCAACCGGGTAGAATCGAATGCTCTGGAAGTAGAACATATCAATTTTAACATCCGGGAATTGTTCCAGAATATTATGGATTCGTTTGTCGAGATCGCCAATAACAACAATGTCATTTGCCGACTCAACATCGAAGAGACTGTTCCGAGCTTCCTGATTGGTGATCCAACCAAGCTTTCACAAATATTGATCAACCTTATAAACAACTCGCTGAAATTCACCAAAGATGGCGATGTATGGATTAACGTATTCCAAACGGGTAAAGACGGCAACTGTGTCGATCTGCATTTTGAAATTATCGATACGGGAATTGGAATCTTAAAAGAAAAACAGGAAACTATTTTCGACAGTTTTACACAAGGTTCGGTAGAAATTAACCGTAAATACGGCGGAACCGGATTAGGACTATCCATTGTTCGACGACTGGTTGAAATATTAGGCGGAAAAATTCACCTGGAAAGCGAACTGGACAAAGGTGCCAAATTCTATTTTGACCTGGCGTTCCCTATTGGCGAAGAAATTAAAGTGGAAAAGAAAACCGGATTGGGCTATGATGAACAATGGCTAATCGATAAAAAAATACTTTTGGTTGAAGACAACAAAATCAATCAGATGATCACTAAAAAAATGCTTGAACGTAAACAAATGGTTTGTACGATCATCGAAAACGGAGAAGATGCGATTGAACATTTGGAAAAACACCGAAACGAATACGATCTGGTATTAATGGATGTCCATCTTCCGGGAATTAACGGAACGATTGCCACCGAAGAAATTCGCAAGTTCGATATGCAAACCCCGATCATTGCCTTAACGGCTATTTCATTGGACGAAAATCGCGAAATGCTGCTTTCATATGGTATGAATGAGGTGATCACAAAACCCTTCGATCCGGAAAAGTTTTACGAGATTATTGCGACCACCATCATTTCAAGAAACGGCAATTAA
- the gap gene encoding type I glyceraldehyde-3-phosphate dehydrogenase yields MNPKIKIAINGFGRIGRNLFRLLLNHPAIEVVAINDIADNRTMAHLIKYDSIHGVLPNTVTFDETSISIDGKAFPFFHEKEISKLNWKPLDVDIVVEATGRFKTYPLAEAHITSGAKKVILSAPAEDDTIKTVVLGVNDSILDGTERIISNASCTTNNAAPMIKVIQELCGIEQAYITTVHSYTTDQSLHDQPHKDLRRARGAAQSIVPTTTGAAKALTKIFPELDGKMGGCGIRVPVPDGSLTDITFNVKRQVSIEEINEAFRKASETTLKGTLSYTEDPIVSVDIIGNPTSCLFDAQLTSVIDKMVKVVGWYDNEIGYSSRIIDLITHTYAK; encoded by the coding sequence ATGAATCCAAAAATTAAAATTGCCATTAATGGTTTTGGCAGAATCGGGCGTAATCTGTTCCGATTATTGTTAAACCATCCTGCCATAGAAGTCGTAGCGATTAACGATATTGCCGACAACAGGACGATGGCACATTTGATCAAATATGACAGTATACATGGCGTACTTCCCAATACGGTTACGTTTGATGAAACGTCCATTAGTATCGATGGCAAAGCTTTTCCATTTTTCCACGAAAAAGAAATTTCGAAATTAAACTGGAAACCGCTGGATGTGGATATTGTGGTAGAAGCTACCGGAAGATTCAAAACCTATCCGTTGGCCGAAGCGCATATTACGTCGGGCGCCAAAAAGGTGATTCTTTCGGCTCCGGCAGAAGACGATACCATCAAAACCGTAGTATTGGGTGTAAACGACTCCATTCTGGACGGTACCGAACGTATAATTTCCAATGCCAGTTGCACGACCAACAACGCTGCACCGATGATCAAGGTGATTCAGGAATTATGTGGAATCGAACAAGCCTATATCACGACAGTACACTCCTATACGACCGATCAAAGTCTGCATGACCAACCGCACAAAGACTTGCGAAGAGCCAGAGGCGCGGCACAATCGATCGTACCTACTACGACCGGTGCGGCAAAAGCTTTAACTAAAATTTTCCCGGAACTGGATGGGAAAATGGGTGGTTGTGGTATACGCGTACCGGTTCCCGACGGTTCCCTGACCGACATCACCTTTAACGTAAAGCGTCAGGTTAGCATAGAAGAAATTAACGAAGCCTTTCGTAAAGCCTCGGAAACCACTTTAAAAGGTACATTATCGTATACCGAAGATCCTATCGTTTCGGTAGACATTATTGGTAATCCGACCTCCTGTCTATTTGATGCACAGCTAACTTCGGTAATCGATAAAATGGTAAAAGTAGTAGGCTGGTATGATAATGAAATTGGTTATTCATCCCGAATAATAGATTTGATCACACATACATATGCCAAATAA
- the lipA gene encoding lipoyl synthase, whose amino-acid sequence METVLDTNILPTGKPKWLRVKLPTGKKYTELRGLVDKYKLNTICTSGSCPNMGECWGEGTATFMILGNVCTRSCGFCGVKTGRPETVDWDEPEKVARSIKLMNIKHAVITSVDRDDIKDGGSIIWKETVKAIRRMNPETTLETLIPDFQGMERNIDRIVEANPEVVSHNMETVRRLTREVRIQAKYDRSLAVLKYLKDQGIRRTKSGIMLGLGETEEEVIQTMKDLREANVDIVTIGQYLQPSKKHLPVKEFITPEQFAKYEAIGKELGFRHVESGALVRSSYHAQKHIL is encoded by the coding sequence ATGGAAACTGTTTTAGACACGAATATCCTTCCGACCGGAAAACCAAAATGGTTACGCGTAAAGCTACCGACCGGAAAAAAATATACCGAATTAAGGGGCCTGGTAGACAAATACAAGTTAAATACGATTTGTACTTCAGGAAGTTGTCCGAACATGGGTGAATGTTGGGGAGAAGGAACCGCAACCTTTATGATACTGGGCAATGTATGTACACGTTCGTGCGGATTTTGTGGTGTAAAAACCGGGCGTCCGGAAACGGTTGACTGGGACGAACCGGAAAAAGTAGCGCGTTCGATCAAATTAATGAATATTAAACACGCAGTAATTACCAGCGTAGACCGTGACGATATTAAAGATGGTGGTTCCATTATCTGGAAAGAAACCGTAAAAGCCATCCGTAGAATGAATCCGGAAACTACTTTAGAGACCCTTATCCCGGATTTCCAGGGTATGGAACGTAATATCGATCGTATTGTAGAAGCCAATCCGGAAGTGGTATCCCATAATATGGAAACCGTTCGCCGTCTGACCCGTGAGGTTCGGATTCAGGCGAAATATGATCGTAGTCTTGCCGTACTGAAATATTTAAAAGATCAGGGCATCCGTCGTACCAAATCCGGTATTATGTTAGGTTTGGGCGAAACGGAAGAAGAAGTTATTCAGACAATGAAAGACTTACGCGAGGCGAATGTAGACATTGTAACCATCGGGCAATACCTGCAACCGAGTAAAAAACACTTGCCGGTAAAAGAATTTATCACGCCGGAACAATTTGCCAAATACGAAGCCATCGGTAAAGAGCTTGGATTCCGCCATGTAGAAAGCGGTGCTTTGGTACGTTCGTCCTACCATGCTCAAAAACACATTTTATAA
- the nhaA gene encoding Na+/H+ antiporter NhaA — protein MKTTKLFTEFFNNEKSSGIVLIFCTLISLILANSGFQEAYQSIWHFELGAHSFEHWINDGLMTIFFFLIGLELEREIYKGELSNIKNAMLPIFAAIGGMLVPAAIYMIFNHGTPTQAGAGIPMATDIAFALGVLSLLGSRVPLSLKVFLTALAVIDDLGAIMVIAVFYTDHLSVLNLGIALGIMAVLFVFNRLKVNNPFPYLLGGVLMWYFMLNSGIHATITGVLLAFVVPFGDGGKKTISYKMQHALHKPVAFFILPLFALANTAIVIGNDWVEGLAHENSIGIFLGLVIGKPLGIFLFSFAVVAVGICKLPDDLKWKQILATGFLAGIGFTMSIFITLLAFKSQTEDITISKIAILISSLVAGVIGFVFLKFSLDTKKEIL, from the coding sequence ATGAAAACTACCAAATTATTTACCGAATTCTTTAATAATGAAAAATCTTCCGGGATTGTTCTGATTTTTTGTACCCTGATTTCCCTGATATTGGCGAACTCCGGTTTTCAGGAGGCGTATCAAAGTATCTGGCATTTCGAATTGGGGGCACATTCATTTGAACACTGGATTAATGATGGTTTGATGACTATCTTCTTTTTTCTGATTGGATTGGAATTGGAGCGGGAAATTTACAAAGGGGAACTTTCGAATATAAAAAATGCAATGTTGCCCATTTTTGCCGCTATTGGAGGAATGTTGGTTCCGGCAGCGATTTATATGATTTTTAATCACGGTACGCCAACTCAGGCGGGTGCCGGAATTCCAATGGCTACCGATATTGCTTTTGCGTTAGGGGTGTTGTCTTTATTGGGAAGTCGGGTACCGTTGTCGTTAAAAGTATTTCTGACCGCTTTGGCCGTAATCGACGATTTGGGTGCTATTATGGTGATTGCTGTTTTTTATACCGATCATTTGTCTGTACTGAATCTGGGAATTGCATTGGGAATCATGGCGGTGCTGTTTGTCTTTAATCGTTTAAAAGTGAATAATCCGTTTCCGTATCTTTTAGGAGGTGTGTTGATGTGGTATTTTATGCTCAATTCCGGAATTCACGCCACAATAACCGGTGTATTACTGGCTTTTGTGGTACCTTTTGGTGATGGCGGTAAAAAAACAATTTCCTATAAAATGCAACACGCTTTACACAAACCGGTAGCGTTTTTTATACTGCCGTTGTTTGCTTTGGCGAATACGGCCATTGTTATTGGAAACGATTGGGTGGAAGGATTGGCACACGAAAACAGTATCGGGATTTTCCTTGGATTGGTAATCGGAAAACCGCTGGGAATATTTTTATTCAGTTTTGCGGTAGTAGCTGTCGGGATTTGTAAACTACCGGACGATTTAAAATGGAAACAAATACTGGCAACCGGTTTTCTCGCCGGTATCGGTTTTACGATGTCGATATTTATAACTTTACTGGCGTTTAAATCGCAGACCGAAGATATTACGATTTCCAAAATTGCCATCCTGATTTCGTCATTGGTGGCCGGAGTTATCGGATTTGTTTTTCTGAAATTTTCACTGGATACGAAAAAGGAAATCTTATAA
- a CDS encoding energy transducer TonB: MSKLNIYETKWINLVFEGRNKAYGAYQLRAENPKTTLKALCVGVLLLSSAIAVPIIVNSHNNENDIADNIPKIPGDIIVIADLTPRLPEKTEEPKLETTPSDPVKKIKYIGFTPVAKNQATQEVPTNEELKNAAISTENSEGTGTTTSLSVASQPTGNGNGTGTEGTNTINSTYELEALPQYPGGIDAFLATIGKRFKTPEMEELKTLKVMVYFVVEKDGSLSNIRVTRDPGYGLGKEAIRVLNSMTTKWTPGYRNGQPARTAYNLPITVNVN, encoded by the coding sequence ATGTCTAAATTAAACATCTACGAAACCAAATGGATCAATTTGGTTTTTGAAGGCCGTAACAAAGCCTACGGCGCCTATCAATTACGAGCCGAAAATCCAAAAACAACATTAAAAGCTTTGTGTGTTGGTGTTTTACTATTAAGTTCTGCTATTGCTGTTCCGATTATTGTAAATTCACATAACAACGAAAACGATATAGCGGATAATATCCCTAAAATACCCGGTGATATAATTGTTATTGCTGATCTTACACCCAGACTACCCGAAAAAACAGAGGAGCCAAAATTGGAAACCACACCTTCCGATCCGGTAAAAAAAATTAAATATATTGGATTTACGCCTGTAGCTAAAAATCAGGCTACTCAGGAAGTTCCCACTAATGAGGAATTAAAAAATGCGGCTATCAGTACCGAAAACAGTGAAGGAACCGGAACCACCACCAGTCTTAGTGTTGCTTCACAGCCAACCGGGAATGGAAACGGAACCGGAACGGAGGGTACAAACACGATCAACTCCACCTACGAGCTGGAAGCCTTACCACAATATCCGGGCGGAATCGACGCTTTTTTAGCCACCATTGGCAAACGTTTTAAAACGCCCGAAATGGAAGAACTTAAAACATTAAAAGTAATGGTGTATTTCGTGGTCGAAAAAGACGGTAGCTTATCCAATATCCGGGTAACACGAGATCCGGGATATGGTTTGGGTAAAGAAGCCATTCGGGTGTTAAATTCCATGACTACCAAATGGACACCGGGCTACCGAAACGGTCAGCCGGCACGAACCGCTTATAATCTTCCGATAACCGTGAATGTTAATTAA
- a CDS encoding sigma-70 family RNA polymerase sigma factor gives MEINSEIIQKNIEKAKAGDQVAFTFLLDFFWNEIYGFMLKRTENETDTEDIAIETFAKAFDKITTYNPEFGFNTWLIAIAKNVHIDILRKKKSALFLGTIDEENQQAYNVIDSTPSIEDEIIKEQNLARLLQYIKELKPAYQEVIQLRYFQEMTYQEIADQLEEPLNNVKIKLLRAKKLLAEIIQQKK, from the coding sequence TTGGAAATAAATTCGGAAATAATTCAAAAGAATATTGAAAAAGCAAAAGCCGGCGATCAGGTAGCTTTTACGTTTTTACTGGACTTTTTCTGGAATGAGATCTACGGATTTATGTTAAAACGTACGGAAAACGAAACCGATACGGAAGATATCGCCATCGAAACGTTCGCCAAAGCTTTTGATAAAATTACCACCTATAATCCCGAGTTCGGGTTTAACACCTGGCTGATTGCCATTGCCAAAAATGTACATATCGACATACTGCGCAAAAAGAAATCGGCTTTATTTTTAGGTACCATCGACGAAGAAAATCAACAGGCCTATAATGTAATCGACTCCACTCCCAGTATTGAAGATGAGATTATTAAAGAGCAAAATCTGGCGCGGTTATTACAATACATTAAAGAATTAAAACCCGCTTATCAGGAAGTCATTCAATTGCGGTACTTCCAGGAGATGACCTATCAGGAAATAGCCGATCAGTTGGAAGAACCGTTAAACAATGTAAAAATCAAATTGCTCCGGGCTAAAAAACTACTGGCGGAAATCATTCAGCAGAAAAAATAA
- a CDS encoding glycosyltransferase: protein MLTILLYIFIGIIAIQIFYYLIIFGKFAFAPAQKITSKRIPVSVIVCAKNEAENVTKFIPLLADQNYPDYEIVLIDDASSDDTLEIFEAFEKQYANIRLVKVQNNEAFWGNKKFALTLGIKAARKEYLLFTDADCYPTSKDWITQMTSQFTLHKTIILGYGAYEKIKGSFLNKIIRFETLLTAVQYFSWAKMGKPYMGVGRNLAYKREEFFKVNGFMDHMKVRSGDDDLFINQAANHKNTAICYSPESFTISAPKTSYKTWFQQKRRHVSTASYYKSFDKFQLGLFFFSQLSFFILAILLLAFQFQWMIVAGLIVVRYIVTWFTLGYASGKLHEKDVMYWFPIIELILIFTQLNVYFTNSFSKPVHWK, encoded by the coding sequence ATGTTAACAATTCTACTCTATATTTTTATCGGAATTATTGCCATCCAGATTTTCTACTATTTGATCATTTTTGGCAAATTTGCATTCGCTCCGGCTCAAAAGATTACGTCGAAACGCATTCCGGTTTCGGTAATTGTATGCGCTAAAAATGAAGCGGAAAACGTAACCAAATTTATCCCGCTTTTAGCCGATCAGAACTATCCTGACTACGAGATTGTTTTAATTGACGATGCTTCCAGCGACGATACACTGGAAATTTTTGAAGCGTTTGAAAAACAATATGCCAATATCCGACTGGTAAAGGTTCAGAATAACGAAGCGTTCTGGGGAAATAAAAAATTCGCGTTAACACTTGGAATTAAAGCCGCCCGAAAAGAATATTTACTCTTTACCGATGCTGATTGTTATCCGACTTCCAAGGATTGGATTACCCAAATGACCTCTCAGTTTACCTTACATAAAACCATCATTTTAGGATATGGTGCTTACGAAAAAATCAAAGGATCCTTTTTAAATAAGATTATCCGTTTTGAAACCCTTTTAACGGCTGTTCAGTATTTTTCGTGGGCCAAAATGGGCAAACCCTATATGGGCGTAGGTCGGAATCTGGCGTATAAAAGAGAAGAATTTTTCAAAGTAAACGGTTTTATGGATCATATGAAAGTACGCTCCGGCGATGATGATCTGTTTATCAATCAGGCGGCAAACCATAAAAATACAGCGATTTGTTACAGCCCGGAAAGCTTTACCATTTCGGCACCCAAAACGAGCTATAAAACCTGGTTTCAGCAAAAGCGACGTCATGTTTCGACAGCGTCCTATTACAAAAGCTTTGATAAATTCCAATTGGGACTTTTCTTTTTCTCACAGCTTTCCTTTTTTATACTGGCCATTTTATTACTGGCATTCCAATTTCAATGGATGATTGTAGCAGGATTAATCGTTGTCCGTTATATTGTCACCTGGTTCACTTTAGGCTATGCTTCGGGCAAACTGCACGAAAAAGATGTCATGTATTGGTTTCCGATTATCGAATTAATCCTTATCTTCACACAACTAAACGTGTATTTTACCAACTCTTTTTCAAAACCGGTACATTGGAAATAA
- a CDS encoding FMN-binding negative transcriptional regulator → MYSDEQYQNNDPEAIRDFIRQNSFGILINQTEGKPWGTHIPLELEYNPDGQEILYGHIAKANPQAAALQNGATVLAIFNGPYHYISSSWYDHENVPTWNYIAVHIYGTIRIIEGDELLFSLKKLVDKYEATSENPTKIENLSAKTMRQVNGITAFEISIDQIQAVHKLSQNRDDKNHTAIIEKLENQKDPNAIHIAREMRKNRK, encoded by the coding sequence ATGTATAGCGACGAGCAGTATCAGAACAACGATCCCGAAGCGATCCGTGATTTTATCCGACAGAACAGTTTTGGGATACTGATCAATCAAACCGAAGGAAAACCATGGGGCACTCATATTCCATTGGAACTCGAATACAATCCGGATGGTCAGGAAATACTTTACGGTCATATTGCCAAAGCCAATCCGCAAGCTGCAGCCTTACAAAATGGCGCTACGGTATTGGCGATTTTCAACGGACCATACCATTATATTTCCTCTTCCTGGTATGATCATGAAAATGTTCCGACATGGAATTATATTGCGGTACATATTTACGGTACCATTCGCATCATCGAAGGCGATGAACTTTTATTTTCGCTAAAAAAGCTGGTCGACAAATACGAAGCCACTTCCGAAAATCCAACAAAAATCGAAAACCTGTCCGCTAAAACCATGCGCCAGGTAAACGGCATTACAGCTTTTGAAATTAGCATTGATCAAATTCAGGCGGTTCACAAACTCTCTCAAAACCGCGACGACAAGAACCATACGGCTATTATCGAAAAACTGGAAAACCAAAAGGATCCGAATGCGATTCATATTGCCCGGGAAATGCGAAAAAACCGGAAATAA
- the murB gene encoding UDP-N-acetylmuramate dehydrogenase, with amino-acid sequence MNISSDFSLQKYNTFGIDAKAKTFVSVTNETELATILQQHHSEKPFILGGGSNMLLTKDIDRLVIHVNLKGKSILEENDDYALVQAEAGENWHEFVLWCIDQGLGGLENLSLIPGNVGTTPIQNIGAYGVEIKDSFVSCRAMNITTQKIVTFDKAQCQFGYRESIFKNQEKDRFVILSVTFKLTRNHHKINTSYGAIEAELTRHNITHPTIKDVSNAVIAIRQSKLPDPKELGNSGSFFKNPVIPKTAYDKIQSQYPDMPHYTVSETEVKVPAGWLIEQAGFKGKRFGDAGIHQHQALVLVNYGNATGAEILAVSKNIQKTIFDKFGIAIEAEVNII; translated from the coding sequence ATGAACATTTCTTCAGACTTTTCGCTTCAAAAATACAATACATTCGGAATTGATGCTAAGGCCAAAACTTTTGTTTCGGTTACAAACGAAACAGAACTGGCGACTATTTTACAACAGCACCATTCGGAAAAACCTTTTATTTTGGGTGGCGGCAGTAACATGCTACTCACTAAAGATATCGACCGACTGGTAATCCATGTTAATTTAAAGGGAAAAAGCATTCTTGAAGAAAACGACGATTATGCATTGGTTCAGGCAGAAGCCGGTGAAAACTGGCATGAATTTGTACTTTGGTGCATTGATCAGGGACTTGGCGGATTGGAAAACCTGTCGTTGATTCCCGGAAATGTAGGTACGACTCCAATTCAAAATATCGGTGCTTACGGTGTAGAAATCAAAGACAGCTTTGTCTCTTGTCGGGCGATGAATATTACAACACAGAAAATTGTAACTTTCGACAAAGCGCAATGCCAGTTTGGTTACCGCGAAAGTATCTTTAAAAATCAGGAAAAGGATCGCTTTGTAATCCTGTCGGTTACTTTTAAACTAACCCGAAACCATCATAAAATCAACACCTCATATGGTGCGATCGAAGCCGAACTAACGCGACATAATATTACCCATCCGACGATTAAAGATGTGAGCAATGCGGTGATCGCCATCCGTCAGAGTAAACTTCCGGATCCAAAAGAACTTGGAAACAGTGGTAGTTTCTTTAAAAACCCGGTGATTCCAAAAACGGCCTACGACAAAATACAAAGTCAGTATCCCGACATGCCGCATTATACGGTTTCCGAAACGGAAGTCAAAGTACCGGCGGGATGGCTTATCGAGCAAGCCGGTTTTAAAGGCAAACGATTTGGCGATGCCGGAATACACCAACACCAGGCATTGGTATTGGTAAACTACGGAAATGCCACCGGAGCGGAAATTCTGGCGGTATCGAAAAACATCCAGAAAACCATTTTTGATAAATTCGGAATTGCAATAGAAGCCGAAGTCAATATTATCTAA